TTCACGGGCCCGTCGTCATCGTTAAGGTCTTCGAAGATAACTTCCTCAcctcttaaaataatttcccagtataaccaaattttttacaataaataatttagttgttatagataaataaataattcgtaattgtatatttgcaaaaaatattaaaatatacaaatataataaagtcGTTGAGAAAACTgtgtaataaatttttatttttatttccctCGCTCTCTAATCAAAAGTCAAAACGCCATTCCCTCACAATCCTTCCCCATTTCCCTCCCAATTCAGAAAACACGCATAACTCCCTGTCTCCCTCACAAACCCGATTACTTCACAGTACAACTCCATTCCCGGCCGCACACCATACCGAAGCGATTGCCGCCTGCACACCGGAGCGTTTGCCGCCTGCACGCCGGAGTTTTAGCCGCCTTCTGCCACCGGTGCTGCCGCTACGCTCCACCCTTGAACCCTTCAGCCACGACAGGtagtttttttttgcctttttttctttgaatttcttgttcttgtttcctGTTGATTCCCTCAATTTAtgggttgttctttgaatttcttgggctttgttgtaattatcagattaatTTATGTGTATTTCATCAGTTTTTCGATTTTGTTTATCAGATTAATATATGTTGTTTATCAGATTTTGTTGATTCCCTCaattatcagattaatgtaTGGATTTTGTTTAtcgatttttatttattcattgattgatttttatttataggtatttttatttattgatttttagtttCATTTCAATTCCTGCTGCTGCTGTTGCCTTCGGATTTTTGTGTTGCCTTCGAatgctgttgttgttgttgtttctgATAATTCTGCTGCTCTTCATTGCTCTTCATCCCTActtttgttttccttttctCACAAGAGGCAGGCATAGTGTTATCCAAAAACAATTGCAGATTTGTCACTCCCAAGAGAGAGAGATGTTGATGTTTGAAAAAAAGTAGGGGGCAACCAAAAAATAGGAACGGAGACACAAGAAATCCAAAGCTTTGGGATGTTATAATGTGATTCTACAAGTTATGTAAATCTGCATTCGTTTAGACACTTGAGTGCTTGTAATAATATGTGATACATTCTTCAAACCATCGAATTATACATCTCATAACCTTTACGGCTCGTTTAATTATAAATGGTAGGAATGATAATGAAATATAATGTTAGTTAGAAAATTTACTCAACCAAGTTTGTGGACATGCTTGTCCAATTGTCCTACTCTAAtcactctttttcttttccgtAATTCATTCCCATCCATTACACTTGAGAAGGTGGTATTAAGTGatagtaaaaaattataaatagtttGGATGAGAAACCCTTACAAATCttgattattttgaaaattgaagTTGTAAAGTATCATAGCTGTCGTATATGACATAGGTTTATATACTTTGGTGACATGTGATTTTTAGGGCTTTGGTGATAAGTTATGGGGCTTTTGTGATAAGGGATACTGCTTGATTTGGGTGAAATGTTTTTGTTTAGATTTAGAGTTATTAATATACAAACTGTATTTTGTCATTTTGTATGTAAGCTGGAATGATGAAGCACTTATTAGGAAACTAGAATAGAAACCATTGCTCGAAATACTTCAATATggaagtatatataaatataaatttcaaacaaAGATAAAGatgcatattattattatcaaattaaaatatttctaaTGAAATGTAATAACCGATATAAATTGTTCATAACATAATGATTGCatgattgaaaaaataattattgacTATAAATTCcaaatttagttatttttttaagattgacattttttctaaattttatatGCGAAAATTAATATGcttgtaaaaattattgtcCACGTAATCTAGTAAttgtagataaaattaaaacacatgaAAAAGTTCTTAGAATATGTCATTTATTATTTCTCAACAAAATTAATGATATGtatggtgttgaaatttttttatttgaataaattAGTTTATCTTGTAAAAGATatgcattgatatataaatTGAAGTAGTTGCTACCAAATCATTCATTGCTATGTAAagttttcataaaaattttaatcagtTATACATATTTGAATTAAtgaaatctttttgaaaacatAGGTATTCCATTTGATAGGGAATTCTAGGATGTTTAAcggtattttctcttttttgctTCACATTCTATTTTGTTTTGATGTGCAATTATGTTTTGTCTTGTTTTGTGGTACGTATTTGCTTCTGGGTCAAACAGAGAGAAAGACAAATGTACTTTCCATGTTCTTCATGTACAGGGCTATTTTGACAGCAATATATGCTCTTGTAACCAGTTTTGGATTTGATTCTTGATGGTTTGTTAACCTTCTTatgtttttcttttcctttacaTTGTGTTCAATTTTTTGGTGCATAGAAATGGATCGTAGTTGGATATCAACAACAAAGCCGGGTGACCCTAAATATCAAGCGGGTGTTACACAATTTGTGAATTTTTCTGTTAAGAATAGTTAATTGGGTTCTAAATTACCTTGTCCGTGTTATATGTGTCATAACTTAATGCATCATAGAGTTGATGAAATTCTCAAACACTTAAATAAATGGGTATTTGATAGAACATACACCCGTTGGATTTGGCATGGTGAACCAAAGGAAATATCTTCAACAAGTAGTAGTACTAGATATGATGTGCCGGAAGATTCTATGGATGAGGGTGATAGACTAGATGACCTATTACGTGAAGCTGCTAGTAGTGCTCCTGAAAAACCAGAAATATTTGAGAGTTTGGTTCATGATTCTGAAACACCCCTGTATGCTGGCAGTAGGCATTCAAAATTGTCTAGTGTACTTAGGTTATATAATATGAAAGCAGGAAATGGTTGGAGTGATAAGAGTTTTACTCAACTGCTTgaatttttgaaagagttacTTCCTGATGATAATGCCCTTCCTAAGGGAACTTATGAGGcgaaaaaaatattatgcaAAATGGGTttgcaaaatgaaaaaatacatGCTTGTCCTAAAGATTGCATATTATTTAGAAATGAGCATGAATCGTTGAAGACTTGCCCGGTATGCAATGCCTCACGATACAAGAAAAAGGAAGGAGTGCCAGCTAAGGTTTTATGGTACTTTCCAATCATACCAAGATTTAAAAGACTATTCTCAAATGCAGAGGATGCTAAAAATTTGACATGGCATAAGAATGGTCGACTTGATGATGGGAAACTTAGGCACCCAGCCGACTCCCCTCAATGGAGGTTTattgatgataaatttgagaACTTTAAGAAAGAAGAACGTAACCTACGCGTAGCCTTGTCTACTGATGGTATGAATCCGTTTGGCTCTCTTAGCAGCAcccatagtacttggccggtaatTTTAGTGACTTACAACTTACCTCCTGAGTTGTGCATGAAAGGAAAGTACATGATGTTGTCAATGATAATTTCTGGGCCAAAGCAACCAGGAAATGACATCGATGTGTACCTAACTCCTCTAGTTGAGGATTTGATATTGTTGTGGGAAAAAGGTGTAGACATTTATGATGCACATCGAAATGAAAATTTCAATTTGCGGGCATTATTGTTCACTACCATTCAAGATTATCCAGCTTATGGCAATCTCTCAGGATATACGGTCAAAGGAAAAACAGCTTGCCCTATATGTGAGGATGGTACCGAAGGGAAGTGGTTATCAGCATCTGGTAAAATGGTTTTTATGGAATATCGTCACTACCTTCCAGAAGATCATCCTTATCGTAAGCAAAAAAAGGTTTTTAATGGAGAACAAGTATTTGAGAAACGTCCAAAGATCTTGATTGGTGAACAAGTGTTTGAAAAGGTGAAAGACATCCAAATTACATTTGGTAAGAAAAAGGAACACAAAGATGCAATTCCTTCGAAAGGGTACAAGAAGTGTTCAGTATTATGGCGTCTACCTTATTGGATATTCCTCTTTGTGAGGCATTCTCTTGATGTGATGCACATTGAGAAGAATGTGTGTGATAGTGTAATTGGTACTTTGTTGAACATCCCCGGTAAGACAAAAGACGGAGTCAAAGCTAGAGCGGACTTGAGGGAACTTGGAATTAGAGAAGAACTCCATGTCGTTGAGGTGAATAATAAGAAACGAAAATATCTACCTCCGGCAGCTTATACGTTATCTAGAAAAgagaaaattgaattttgtgaaagTTTGGCCGGAGTTAAAGTTCCTGAGGGTTATTCTTCTAATATTCGTAACCTTGTGTCAATGGAAAATTTGAAGCTTGTGGGTCTTAAGTCTCATGATTGTCATGTTTTGATGCAACATCTTTTACCAGTGGCCATTCGTTCTATTTTACCTAAAAAAGTTCGTTATGCGATCATTAGGCTCTgttcttttttcaattttatatacAGTAAGGTAATTGATCTTACTGACTTGGATATTTGGGAGAAGGAGATTGTCATTATTCTTTGTCAATTACAAATGTACTTTCCTCCATCTTTCTTTGATGTTATGGTTCATCTAACTGTTCACTTAGTTATGGAGATAAAACTTTGTGGTCCAGTGTATTTAAGAAATCAGTGGGCTTTTGAAAGACAAATGAAAACATACAAGGGATATGTAAAGAATGCTTATCGACCTGAAGCCTGCATTGCCGAGCGACATCTTTATGATGATGCGATGGCATATTGCAACAAGTATTTGAAGAATGTGAAGATGGTCGGGATTTCTGAGTCTCGACATAGTGGACGACTTGATGGGAAAGGGACTATAGGTAAGACACAACTCGATATGTCTCCTGATAAACTGCATATGGCACATACATATATTCTCCATAATGAAGATGAAGTGGTACCGTATATTGGAAAACACATGGCTCACTTGAGAAAGAATCGACGTAAGGTAGCTGAAAAGGCTTTAACCATTGAGCATAATAAAACATTTTCTAAATGGTTTAAAGATCAAGTGATGAATGAACTCAAGGATTCCTCAAACTCTATTTCCAATCGACTCAAGAGTTTAGCATATGGACCACATTTCAATTCCTCCTTTTATGCAGCATATGCTATTAATGGTTGCACATTCTACACCAGATACCATGATGAAATCAGTACTATGCAAAATAGTGGGGTGACTGTTGAAGCTGAAGCTATGCATTTTTCTAGTGCTAAAGACAAACGCCCAATCTACAGCAAGATGCAATATTATGGAGTAATTGAAGAGATATGTGAGCTGCATTactttgatttttcaattcctCTTTTTGGGTGCAATTGGGTTGACAGCAAGAGTGTTGTAACAGATGATGTAGGTTGTATATTGGTTAATTTAAGCAAAATTGGTCATAAGGAAGATCCGTTCGTACTAGCAAGTCAAGTAAAACAAGTGTTTTATATGACGGACCCAAGTGACAAGAGGATGTCTGTGGTTATAACACCAAGGTCTCGTATTTTCATATATGACGTTGATGAAGATGTTACATTTGAGGAGAAAACTTTGACAAAATTCATTGAATTTAAGGATGATATAGATGACAATCCATCAACGTATGTACGGAAAGACCATGACGAAGGGATTTGGGTTGAAGAAAAAACCATTGAGGGAAAATCCCAAAAACGTCATCGTACATCAAAAACTTAAGAGGTTTGTAttattaattagaattttattGGATGCATATACACTCTATCGTGtacctatttttattttaaagtccttaatttttttttcccgaATCTTATCAAATCCTTTTACTATGTGCAGGCTAATGGCAGATAAGAAGAAATCTATACTTGCTAAGCGAGTACGTGATGATGCAACAACTGATGAGagtgatagtgatgatggtgatcACAGGGGTCGTACTGTACTTGCAAAGGTTGGGAAGGCTATTCATGAAGGCCAGAAAATCCAGTTGGAATGGACTAAGAAACCTGAAATTCCATGTGGTGAACACAGAACTACCTTCTGCTCATACATAGGTATTATTGCTCGTGAAAGAGTCAATATTAATTACAAGGACTGGTCTGATCTTCCGGAACAACTCCTTGACGAAGTGTATGCATTCATAGCTGTAAGTATAATTACATTCATAAtgttatttgaaatattttattacagTTAGATACTTCAATTTTCATGTTATAATTGTTTCTTTAAATTTGAATATTACAGAAGGGGTTTGTGGTACTCGAACATCATAAAAATTGGATTTTGTCACGAGCTGGAACTCGTTGGAGAGCTTGGAAAGCTAGATTAAGGAAGAATTGGTTGTATAGATCTACAGGCATCATAAGAGAAAAGCCACCAAAGGCTTATCCGTGGATACTTCAAACAAATTGGGACAAATTCATCAAGTATTGTACATCCAAGGAGTTCAAGGTTAGCTTttgtatatatgaatatattagAACTTGTGAATTTATGTGAGTAAGTAAAGTGAATAAATAGGTGATTAACACTAAAGTGGATAGCTAGTTCTGATATTTTAAGAACTAGCGAATAAGTAGTGAATATATGACAATAACTTTAGGATAAATTGCATTTAACAATAATATGCGTGATGATTAGTGTTTTTTGTACAATCAACTCGATCCACTTTATACAATTTACTCAATCCATTTGATAACGAAGTTTACAGTCATATGTATTACGTGATTTATACTTTTGGCGAAGGAATTGAGCGAAACTAATAGAAAAAAGGCAAATTTGAAGACATCTAGCTATCGAGGAGGGCGACTTGGGTATCAACATTTTGAGAAAGAGCTTGTAAGTCTCACTTTTGTCCACAAAAAAATAAGCTGATTTAACTTGTTGAAATTAAACAACTATTTAATACTATTTTCTCCAAATGTAGGAAAAAGAGCTAGATGAACAAGGGGTTCATCTTGATCAAGTTCCTAGGCATTGGACTTGGATAAGAGCTCATTCGCATGTGAAAGATGGAGTTATTACCTTTAAGAATCCATTCGATTTAGCAATAGCTAAGGAAATTGTAAGAGCTAAGCCCATTACAATTTTGCTAAATGTTATGTCAACACCAATTTTTCACAatgcattttatttttgtttgttgatgTTAGCAAGCATTGGAAGCTCAACAAAATAACGGAGAGATAGTTACTGAAGGAAGAAATGACATTTTAGCAAAAGTTATTACGAAAAAAGAGCATGGTGGTTGTGTAAGAGCCGTTGGATCAGGCATAACAAATAAGGAGTACTTTGGCTTCAACAAACCAGCACCACCTAAAGAATTACACTCTGTAATCAATCGTATGCACACAAAAATAATGGGCATGGAGAAAAAGCAAAATTATATGTTGTCTTTTATAATGACGTGCTGTCAATTGAATCAGGAGCAATTGTGTGACTTCATGACAAAATTTGGTGATTGTGTTGGCCAGGGAATGGGTGGTGGTAAGGATTTTGAGTCTGATTCCCATCTTAGTGATTCTACTagacaaaaagaaaatagtggTAATGGTGGAAAAGGATCAAGTTTTATGCCATTTGCAAGTTTAGGAGTTCAAGATGTTCAATTTGAACTTGCAACTAGTAGTGGTGGTGACATT
The sequence above is drawn from the Amaranthus tricolor cultivar Red isolate AtriRed21 chromosome 5, ASM2621246v1, whole genome shotgun sequence genome and encodes:
- the LOC130814245 gene encoding uncharacterized protein LOC130814245, whose product is MADKKKSILAKRVRDDATTDESDSDDGDHRGRTVLAKVGKAIHEGQKIQLEWTKKPEIPCGEHRTTFCSYIGIIARERVNINYKDWSDLPEQLLDEVYAFIAKGFVVLEHHKNWILSRAGTRWRAWKARLRKNWLYRSTGIIREKPPKAYPWILQTNWDKFIKYCTSKEFKELSETNRKKANLKTSSYRGGRLGYQHFEKELEKELDEQGVHLDQVPRHWTWIRAHSHVKDGVITFKNPFDLAIAKEIQALEAQQNNGEIVTEGRNDILAKVITKKEHGGCVRAVGSGITNKEYFGFNKPAPPKELHSVINRMHTKIMGMEKKQNYMLSFIMTCCQLNQEQLCDFMTKFGDCVGQGMGGGKDFESDSHLSDSTRQKENSGNGGKGSSFMPFASLGVQDVQFELATSSGGDIVDNEARKDFTTNEEHDNSEEHGSEKEQVHEPGIKDHYTNIDDCEPYVVQLPDSEAQPTPYNFQTSPFIEGWNDCYLGLEGDEGIDIVAIAQVYIPKATEIVKNHVAPMPSGHYRVNIQMDIKPSALLPYPNEEMTLVCQAKKSFIPWPCHFIFPFPSDVQKEDAKNSISASQNSPSSYFQTKGEAAQQDEGNKLISPSPKSPSSSSSSNRKYQITDKDRAKLTTNLVKSFKFEALAMRKSEEQITIEIPDFVFGNKHTVDIDYINMLDWCYQREVGAEHLSIFMKYLSEYCQEEGISGM